Within Candidatus Dadabacteria bacterium, the genomic segment ACAATCTTATGTCAAGTTCCATCTTATTCAGTTTTGAGGATGAGAACCGTTTTGCATTCGCAAAAAGCGAACTTGTCGGTGATCTCGCTAATATTCTCGGCGACGCTTTCGAGCGGGAGAAAATGTTCTCTTACGAGGTTCTGTCGTGGAATCTTTCGGACACAGTAGTACTCGCAAACGTGAACTCTAAAAAAAGAACAATAGAAATTGAATATATTCATAAACCTGTTCTGGAAAAAAAGACGGCGAAGGATCTGCGCCGCAAACGCAGGGAGGATCCAGGAGATCCTGCCAGGCAGATGTTTATTGATAGTAACTTTTCAGCGCAGAAAAAGCGCTAGCCCGCAAAAACAATGGTTTTTCCCTTGGGTCTTGCGACCTGCCGCGAGTAAAAAAACCGGATTAGTTGAATTTGAGAGCGCGTCTATACTGACACAGCACGAGAAAGCGACGCGGTCCTCCCTATTTTTCTTTTTGCGTTTTACGAAGGTCTTCCGTAAAGATTCAGAAGTGTTCCTATGTGGAAAGCCAGGGCTACGTATATACCGCAGAGAAAAAGCTTCTGATAGTCGGCAAGGTACTTGTTTACTAGGAATATAAGCGAGAGAAGCAGCAAGAACCACCCTATGGTTTCCAAAATTAGATGCGCAAGCCTCTGTACCGGCACTTCAGAACTCCCGCTGGCCCTTGATCTGAAAACCTCCGGTAACTGCATGAAAACAAGAGAGAAGAAAGTCCCCAGTATATATGTACCGGCGAAAAATCCGACCAGAACAAACAGAATGAGCAACAAAAGCTCCATGGTTAAACGACCTCGGTAAAAATAATATCATATTGCCGTATTATTATGTATAAGCGGTCTTGTTTTTTTCCGCTATACATGCGAATTGTTGCTTCTTAGGCGGTGTGGGCCCGGCAATTTTGTCAATTGTCTCTTGGTCCGGAATCGCTATGCATGTGGTTTTACGCGTACGGACGGTTATCGTTGACTCTTGTACAATTAAAGTGTCTACGTCTGTTTCTAACCTGTCGGTTTTTTCGGTTTGTTCTTGTTAAAGTCGGTTTGTCCTTGTTAACATTAATGGAAATGGATAGCCCTATATCTTCTTTTTCTGACCGCAACTATAGCAGCAACTTCCCGCGCGAATTCCTTTGCATACCTCAAAGCGTCGCTCTTTTGCTTTCGGGACTTTTTCTTCTCGTGCTTTTTCCCTTGGCTTTGGATGTTAGAGCCGAGGAAGCGGAGAAGGACGAAACGGTTTTTATCTCCGGGATCAAGATAAAGGGGCTAGAAGACATAGAACTCGAGAGAATAAAGGACTCCATGATAACTCCTTTTCCCTTAAGGAGGCCTTGGAGAAAACGTCCGGAATTCAACGAGCAGTTCCTTGAGGACGATATAAAAAGAATAGAGCAGGTTCTCAGGGAATATGGTTATTACGGTTCCACGGTAACCCATACCTTAGATTTCCGGGATGGAAACCGAAAAGTGGATATAGAAATAAGGGTGGAGCAAGGGGACCCTGTAATAGTGAAGACTTTGAACATAGCAGTTCTTGGTAACCACCCGGACGATTACGTCTCCGATGTCGCCGAGGGAATCCTCTTGGAAGAGGGGAAACCTTTTTCCCAGATAAGCTACCAGAAGTCAAAAGTCCTTATCACGGAGTTGTTTTCCGATAGGGGTTATCCTCTGGCGGATGTAAAATCCGAAGCGATTGTGAGCCTGAGGAGCAGAGAGGTTAATGTTGAATTCACCATCGATCCGGGACAGGAATATTATTTCGGCGACGTGATATTCAGGGGAAATTCCGATATTGCCACCAGACTTCTCGAGCGGGAGATAGAGTACGAGCAAGGGGACCTGTTTTCTCTCAAAGAGACTCAGAAATCGCGGGCGAACATTTTTGAAACCGGACTTTTCAATTCCGTTATAGTGGATACTGAATACGACGAGCGGAACTTCGAGGTTCGGACTATATACAGCGTTACTGAAAGGAAACTCGGAACGATAAAGCTTGGAGTTGGATACGCCACGGAGGACAATCTAAGGGCACAGTTATCTTGGAGCCAGAGGAATTTTTTCGACGGCGGAAGGACCCTGCAGGTTACTTCCAGTTATTCATCCCTGACACGGGGTTTACTGGCCAGACTTGATCAGCCTCACTTAGTCGGCAGAAATTCCAGTCTTGCTTTTTTGCTTGACGTGAGAAGGGATGATTTCCCGGGCTATGAGGGCTTGAGTTTCGATTTCAACAGTACTTTGTCCAAGGAGTTTTTTGATTATCTCACACTTTTCAGTTCCCTGAACGTCGTATTTGCGGATATAGATTCTCAGGTGGTAAGAACGCCGATTGAGAGTGCCCGCGACAGCGTCTTCCTGACGGTTGTTGATCTGGGAGTTGAGTATGACCTGACCGACAGCCTTATAAATCCTACCAGTGGAATGCGGCTGTTTTTCTTCATGGAAAGACCGATTCAGACCACTAGCTCCGCCCGCACCGATTACCTGAAGTTTCTGGCCGAGTTAAGATACTACAAGAGTGTTTCCGGGATCGTTCTGGGAAAAAGGGCGACGATTGGAAATATAAGCACACTTGGGGGGACTGACCCGCTTGACGTGCCGATCTTCAAAAGGTTCTTCGCCGGAGGCAGTGCAAGCATGAGGGGTTATTCATTTCAGCATCTGAGTCCGCTTAATTCGGATCGGGATCCTCTTGGGGGCAACTCTATGATCATTGGCAACGCTGAAGCCCGCTTCGGGCTTTTTAACAAGCTTGGAGCGGTAATTTTCTTCGATTACGGAAATGTTTATTCAAAAAGTTTCGGTTTCAGTGCTTCCAACCTGAAGTACGCAGCCGGTGCCGGATTGAGATACCATACGATTATCGGGCCGGTCAGGGCGGATTTCGGCTATCTTCTAAACCCCGAGGATGAGGAAAGAGACGACAGATTCAAGATTTTTATAAGCATAGGGCAGGCTTTTTAGTAGCCGTGGGCGTCCTGAAGAAGCTTCCTAACTCCCCTTGCCGCCTGAGTTATCCTGTTTTCGTTCTCAACAAGCGCAAGTCTTACGAACCCTTCTCCGTAGTTTCCGAATCCCACTCCGGGGGATACGGCGACTTTTGATTTCTCTATAAGAAGTTTCGAGAATTCAAGCGACCCCATTTCCGCAAACTCTTCAGGTATCTGTGCCCATACGAACATGGTGGCTTTCGGTTTTGGGATTTCCCATCCGGCCCTTGCGAATGATTCGATCAGTTTGTCTCTTCTGGACCTGTAGGTTTCCCTTATGCGCTCTACAGGTTCCTGAGGTCCGTTGAGAGCGGTAATTGCGGCTATCTGGATCGGCTGGAATATTCCGTAGTCAAGGTAACTTTTTATCCTTTTGAGCGCGGAAACGATTTCTGGATTTCCCACCATGAAGCCTACTCTCCAGCCGGGCATGCTGTAGGTTTTGGAAAGTGAATAGAATTCCACCGCAACGTCTTTGGCTCCCTTTACCTGCATTATGCTCGGGGCCTTGTATCCGTCGTAACACAGTTCTGCGTAAACCAGATCATGCACTACTATAAGACCCGTTTCATGTGCCAGATCACAGACTTTCTCGAAGAAATCAAGGTCCATGACTTGTGTTGTCGGGTTGTTGGGGAATGAAAGGATAAGTACTTTGGGTTTTGGCCACACTTCCTTTATCGCTTTTTCTATTGACTGTATCAAGTCTTCTTTCTTCCCCATGGGACAACTGTGAGTGTCTCCTCTTGCTATGATTACGGAGTAGCTATGTATCGGGTAGGAGGGATTTGGAACTATCGCCATATCTCCTGGGGAGAGTATGGAGACCATTAAATGCGATATGCCTTCTTTTGATCCTATCGTGACGACAGCTTCAGAATCCGGGTCAAGGTCAACATCGTAATTTCTTCTGTACCAGTCGGTTATGGCCAGACGAAGTTTGGGCAGTCCGGCGGAAGCGGAGTATCTGTGGTTTCTGGGTTCACTTACTGCCTCGCGCAGTTTCTCCACTATGTGGTCCGGCGTTGCCTGATCAGGATTCCCCATGCCGAGGTCGATTATATCCTCTCCTCTGGCGCGCGCTTTGTGTTTAAGTTCGTTGACTACGCCTAGCACGTAAGGGGGAAGTCGGTTTATCAGGGAAAAATTATAATCCGGCCGGTTCATCGTATCTGCCTGTTTTTTGGTGGCACTATTTTATTATAACCGCTCATAAACTCAAGACTGCGGGCGGTAAAACGGGTATTTCCGGCATGTCGGTGTCTGCGAGGGAATCCGTTATGGTAAAATAGAACCTTATGATCTGGGTCAGATTCGCCGTTTTGATTGCGTTTTTTGCGGTCGGTTGCTCTTTTTCTTCAGGTTCCCCGAAGTGGGAAAGTCGGGATTTTCAGCGGCCCAGATCGACGGATACCGTACAGTACGGCAAGGCTTCCTGGTACGGGGACAAGGAACATGGCAAGAGGTCCGCAAGTGGCGAGGTATTCAATAGAAATGCCTATACCGCGGCGCACAAGGAGCTTCCTTTTGGTACCGTCGTGCGTGTTACCAATCGCGAGAATGGCAGGCAGGTAAGGGTCAGGATAAATGACAGGGGTCCTTACATAGGGGGCAGGGTGATAGATCTCTCATACGCGGCCGCGAAATCCATCGGACTTGTTAAAAGCGGTGTTGCGGAGGTGAAAATAGAAGTGCTGTCGACGCCCTCTGAAAGGTCAGAAAGCCTTTTTGTCTCCCTCTACACAGTCCAAGCCGGCTCTTTTCGAAGCAAGGCGGCGGCCAATGAACTCAAAAGAAAGCTCTCGCGTGTCACGGATGAGGATGTGAGGGTGGAATCTTTTGCCTTTGAGGGGGATACTTATTACAGGGTGAGGGTTGGCAGATTCAAGAAAAGGAAAGACGCCGAGATGCTTCGCGTAGTTTTGAGGAAGCGGGGATACTCAGCCAGAATATACGTTGAGTGATCCCCTTGCGGTTTCGAAAAAGAAATAGAGTCGAATAATGAAGAAGCTGAGAACAACTGATTTTCGTAAGATGAAGGAGCAGGGTGAGAAAATCGCCATGATAACGGCGTACGATGCTACCATTGCCGCGATAGTGGACGCAGCGGGAGTAGATGTGGTTCTGGTTGGGGATTCTCTAGGCAATGTGGTTCAGGGTCTTGAAGATACGCTTTCCGTTACGCTGGATGAAATGATTTA encodes:
- a CDS encoding aminotransferase class I/II-fold pyridoxal phosphate-dependent enzyme translates to MNRPDYNFSLINRLPPYVLGVVNELKHKARARGEDIIDLGMGNPDQATPDHIVEKLREAVSEPRNHRYSASAGLPKLRLAITDWYRRNYDVDLDPDSEAVVTIGSKEGISHLMVSILSPGDMAIVPNPSYPIHSYSVIIARGDTHSCPMGKKEDLIQSIEKAIKEVWPKPKVLILSFPNNPTTQVMDLDFFEKVCDLAHETGLIVVHDLVYAELCYDGYKAPSIMQVKGAKDVAVEFYSLSKTYSMPGWRVGFMVGNPEIVSALKRIKSYLDYGIFQPIQIAAITALNGPQEPVERIRETYRSRRDKLIESFARAGWEIPKPKATMFVWAQIPEEFAEMGSLEFSKLLIEKSKVAVSPGVGFGNYGEGFVRLALVENENRITQAARGVRKLLQDAHGY
- a CDS encoding BamA/TamA family outer membrane protein gives rise to the protein MDSPISSFSDRNYSSNFPREFLCIPQSVALLLSGLFLLVLFPLALDVRAEEAEKDETVFISGIKIKGLEDIELERIKDSMITPFPLRRPWRKRPEFNEQFLEDDIKRIEQVLREYGYYGSTVTHTLDFRDGNRKVDIEIRVEQGDPVIVKTLNIAVLGNHPDDYVSDVAEGILLEEGKPFSQISYQKSKVLITELFSDRGYPLADVKSEAIVSLRSREVNVEFTIDPGQEYYFGDVIFRGNSDIATRLLEREIEYEQGDLFSLKETQKSRANIFETGLFNSVIVDTEYDERNFEVRTIYSVTERKLGTIKLGVGYATEDNLRAQLSWSQRNFFDGGRTLQVTSSYSSLTRGLLARLDQPHLVGRNSSLAFLLDVRRDDFPGYEGLSFDFNSTLSKEFFDYLTLFSSLNVVFADIDSQVVRTPIESARDSVFLTVVDLGVEYDLTDSLINPTSGMRLFFFMERPIQTTSSARTDYLKFLAELRYYKSVSGIVLGKRATIGNISTLGGTDPLDVPIFKRFFAGGSASMRGYSFQHLSPLNSDRDPLGGNSMIIGNAEARFGLFNKLGAVIFFDYGNVYSKSFGFSASNLKYAAGAGLRYHTIIGPVRADFGYLLNPEDEERDDRFKIFISIGQAF
- a CDS encoding septal ring lytic transglycosylase RlpA family protein yields the protein MIWVRFAVLIAFFAVGCSFSSGSPKWESRDFQRPRSTDTVQYGKASWYGDKEHGKRSASGEVFNRNAYTAAHKELPFGTVVRVTNRENGRQVRVRINDRGPYIGGRVIDLSYAAAKSIGLVKSGVAEVKIEVLSTPSERSESLFVSLYTVQAGSFRSKAAANELKRKLSRVTDEDVRVESFAFEGDTYYRVRVGRFKKRKDAEMLRVVLRKRGYSARIYVE